The following proteins are encoded in a genomic region of Arachis stenosperma cultivar V10309 chromosome 4, arast.V10309.gnm1.PFL2, whole genome shotgun sequence:
- the LOC130974941 gene encoding WUSCHEL-related homeobox 6-like: MSSHSFSNLFHSSTTTTTPNSSTTTLLDSIVATPKHQLTACICTHCNHLLTFNPAGTRWSPTPIQLLVLEELYRQGTKTPSAEQIQQIASQLRRFGKIEGKNVFYWFQNHKARERQKRRRREMEETTAAASAKGLKETGCEVKETKKWASTSNCNGGGGHAVQESMSAVDISEKESNGWNEFEERVLRRNRSERQAKYFNIPSINIAATASVASQITHNIQLLSTHHHPQHHNYNNKQDNNSSHPRTLELFPIHKNHDDDDDIISFSDRKSNKLCANASMEEALSCDQFFEFLPLRN; encoded by the exons ATGTCTTCTCATTCGTTCAGTAACCTCTTCCACTCTTCCACAACCACCACTACTCCAAACTCCTCAACAACTACCCTTCTTGATTCCATTGTTGCAACCCCAAAACATCAACTCACTGCTTGTATTTGCACCCATTGTAACCATCTCCTCACTTTCAATCCTGCAG GAACAAGGTGGAGTCCAACGCCAATTCAGTTATTGGTGCTTGAGGAGTTGTATAGGCAAGGAACCAAGACTCCGTCGGCCGAGCAAATCCAGCAGATAGCTTCTCAGCTGCGACGCTTCGGCAAGATCGAAGGCAAGAATGTCTTCTACTGGTTTCAGAATCACAAGGCCAGGGAGCGCCAGAAGCGTCGCCGCCGCGAGATGGAGGAAACTACTGCTGCTGCTTCTGCCAAAG GGTTGAAAGAGACAGGTTGTGAAGTTAAAGAGACAAAGAAGTGGGCATCCACTTCAAACTGCAATGGTGGTGGTGGACATGCAGTTCAG GAATCTATGAGTGCAGTTGATATATCAGAAAAGGAGTCAAATGGTTGGAATGAATTTGAAGAGAGAGTTTTGAGGAGAAACAGATCTGAGAGACAGGCTAAGTACTTTAACATTCCCTCCATTAACATTGCAGCAACTGCTTCCGTAGCTTCACAGATAACTCATAACATTCAACTTCTAAgtactcatcatcatcctcaacATCACAACTACAATAATAAACAAGACAATAATTCGTCTCATCCTCGAACCCTTGAGCTTTTCCCAATTCACAAGAaccatgatgatgatgatgacatCATTTCTTTCTCGGACAGGAAGTCCAACAAGCTATGTGCCAATGCGTCCATGGAAGAAGCCCTTAGCTGTGACCAGTTTTTTGAGTTTCTTCCATTAAGGAACTGA